In one Blastococcus sp. Marseille-P5729 genomic region, the following are encoded:
- a CDS encoding long-chain fatty acid--CoA ligase translates to MSDARSIPQTLFDASAAHPTQIATREQVAGHWAEKTYRQLADDVRALARTLVAAGISPGDRIAILSANCPAWTVCDYAIQSVGAITVPLYATSTPGQAKQILRDSGARIVCAGEAEMSTVQAIADDLPSVKRVISMASELAHLIAAAPTSDSPPAREAASRLAAVGPDDLATIVYTSGTTGPPKGVMLSHGNLLHQLDSIGRRFDVGPGDRSLCFLPLSHAFERASTFFMLSRGVAVSYLADPRAVADSLTDVRPTAMVAVPRVFEKVQAVATARAHENPRKARIFDWAVRVGRKHGVYRAAGARPPLPLRVQHAVADRLILSKIREAVGGPKNYFAAGGAPLSTDVGEFFYAAGLLVCEGYGLTETAPVITCNTPAKFRFGTVGRPIDGVEIRIGADDEIQVRGPNVTRGYWNNPEATDEAFVDGWFRTGDVGRIEDGYLIVTDRIKDLVVTAQGKNVAPQPIEARLTTDDLIEHAMIIGERRPYLIALIQPSYEDLAAHVQRRGWGPMTFEQLAEDERVRQLLMSRVEAATADLASWEKPRRIVIAEGPLSIADGDLTPTLKIRRKTVNERFADAIDAAYAES, encoded by the coding sequence GTGAGCGATGCGCGATCGATCCCCCAGACCCTGTTCGACGCCTCAGCCGCCCACCCCACGCAGATCGCGACACGCGAGCAGGTGGCCGGTCATTGGGCCGAGAAGACCTACCGGCAGCTCGCCGACGACGTCCGGGCGCTGGCAAGGACGCTGGTGGCTGCGGGCATCTCCCCTGGGGATCGCATCGCGATCCTGTCAGCGAACTGTCCGGCGTGGACGGTGTGCGACTACGCGATCCAGAGCGTCGGGGCGATCACTGTGCCGCTGTACGCGACCAGCACACCCGGGCAGGCCAAGCAGATCCTGCGCGACAGCGGAGCCCGCATCGTGTGTGCCGGGGAGGCCGAGATGTCTACTGTGCAGGCGATCGCCGATGACCTCCCGTCTGTGAAGCGGGTCATCTCGATGGCGTCCGAGCTGGCCCACCTGATCGCCGCTGCCCCTACCAGTGACTCGCCGCCGGCACGCGAGGCGGCCAGCCGCCTGGCCGCCGTAGGGCCGGACGACCTCGCGACGATCGTCTACACCTCTGGTACGACCGGGCCACCGAAGGGAGTAATGCTCAGCCACGGAAACCTGCTGCACCAGCTGGACTCGATCGGTCGGCGATTTGACGTCGGCCCCGGTGACCGGAGCCTCTGCTTCCTACCGCTGAGCCACGCCTTCGAGCGAGCCTCCACCTTCTTCATGCTGTCCCGAGGGGTAGCCGTGTCCTACCTCGCCGACCCCCGGGCGGTCGCCGACTCGCTCACCGACGTCCGGCCCACCGCGATGGTCGCCGTACCCCGGGTGTTCGAGAAGGTGCAGGCGGTGGCGACCGCCCGCGCCCACGAGAACCCTCGCAAGGCGCGGATCTTCGACTGGGCCGTGAGGGTTGGCCGGAAGCACGGTGTGTACCGGGCCGCAGGCGCCAGGCCGCCGCTGCCGCTGCGCGTGCAGCATGCGGTCGCGGATCGGCTCATCCTCTCGAAGATCCGCGAGGCCGTCGGTGGACCCAAGAACTACTTCGCTGCTGGAGGCGCCCCGCTCAGCACGGACGTCGGGGAGTTCTTCTACGCAGCAGGGCTTCTGGTGTGCGAGGGTTATGGGCTGACCGAGACCGCTCCGGTCATCACCTGCAACACACCGGCCAAGTTCCGATTCGGCACGGTGGGCCGGCCGATCGACGGTGTCGAGATCCGGATCGGGGCGGACGACGAGATCCAGGTGCGCGGCCCCAACGTGACCCGCGGGTACTGGAACAACCCGGAGGCGACCGACGAGGCGTTCGTCGACGGCTGGTTCCGCACCGGTGACGTCGGCCGCATCGAGGACGGGTACCTGATCGTGACCGACCGGATCAAGGATCTCGTGGTGACCGCGCAAGGCAAGAACGTTGCGCCGCAGCCGATCGAGGCACGGTTGACCACCGACGACCTCATCGAGCACGCGATGATCATCGGCGAACGGCGCCCTTACCTCATCGCCCTGATCCAGCCGTCCTACGAGGATCTCGCCGCACACGTGCAGCGGCGAGGCTGGGGCCCGATGACTTTCGAGCAGCTGGCCGAGGACGAGCGGGTCCGGCAGCTGCTGATGAGCCGGGTCGAGGCGGCGACGGCCGATCTGGCGAGCTGGGAGAAGCCGCGACGCATCGTGATCGCCGAGGGGCCGCTGTCGATAGCAGACGGCGATCTCACCCCGACGCTGAAGATCCGCCGCAAGACCGTGAACGAACGGTTCGCCGACGCGATCGACGCCGCATACGCCGAGAGCTAG
- a CDS encoding NDMA-dependent alcohol dehydrogenase, whose translation MIKTKAAVVYEIGKPIVIEELELDDDLQDGEVLIKYTHAGLCHSDLHIKNGDMEARLPMVLGHEGAGIVEKVGPGVTRVKPGDQVVCSFIPNCGTCRYCASGQQSICDMGAGILEGGLPNDRWPMKNSKGEAVGGMCMLGTFSQYNVISQASCVKVDDDVPLDKAVLVGCGVPTGWGSAVNTANVRPGETVVVYGIGGIGINAVQGAAYAGAKNLIAVDPLENKREKALELGATHAFATAEEAMEKVTELTRGQMADKLIITTGLVEEPQVTTGFHTVGKGGTVVLTGLNKLDLDNIKLPGSIMTLFRKTVKGSLFGDCNPTTDIPRIIGLYQSGDIKLDELITKTYKLEDVNEGYEDLEEGKNVRGVMIHQH comes from the coding sequence GTGATCAAGACCAAGGCGGCAGTCGTCTACGAGATCGGCAAGCCGATCGTGATCGAGGAGCTCGAGCTCGACGACGACCTGCAGGACGGCGAGGTACTCATCAAGTACACCCACGCCGGTCTGTGCCACTCTGACCTGCACATCAAGAATGGCGACATGGAAGCCCGGCTGCCGATGGTGCTCGGCCACGAGGGCGCCGGGATCGTCGAGAAGGTGGGCCCTGGCGTCACCCGCGTGAAGCCGGGCGACCAGGTCGTCTGCTCGTTCATCCCCAACTGTGGCACCTGCCGCTACTGCGCCAGCGGCCAGCAGTCGATCTGCGACATGGGCGCCGGCATCCTCGAGGGTGGCCTGCCCAACGACCGCTGGCCGATGAAGAACTCCAAGGGCGAGGCCGTCGGCGGCATGTGCATGCTCGGCACGTTCAGCCAGTACAACGTCATTAGCCAGGCCTCCTGCGTGAAGGTCGACGACGACGTGCCGCTGGACAAGGCCGTGCTGGTCGGCTGCGGCGTCCCGACCGGCTGGGGCTCGGCGGTCAACACCGCGAACGTGCGTCCCGGTGAGACCGTCGTCGTCTACGGCATCGGCGGCATCGGCATCAACGCGGTGCAGGGCGCGGCGTACGCCGGCGCGAAGAACCTGATCGCCGTCGACCCGCTGGAGAACAAGCGCGAGAAGGCGCTCGAGCTCGGCGCGACCCATGCCTTCGCAACCGCCGAGGAGGCCATGGAGAAGGTCACCGAGCTGACCCGCGGCCAGATGGCCGACAAGCTCATCATCACCACCGGCCTGGTGGAGGAGCCGCAGGTCACCACCGGCTTCCACACCGTCGGCAAGGGCGGCACGGTCGTCCTCACCGGCCTGAACAAGCTCGACCTCGACAACATCAAGCTGCCCGGCTCGATCATGACGCTGTTCCGCAAGACGGTGAAGGGCTCGCTGTTCGGCGACTGCAACCCGACCACCGACATCCCGCGGATCATCGGCCTGTACCAGTCGGGGGACATCAAGCTCGACGAGCTCATCACCAAGACGTACAAGCTGGAGGACGTCAACGAAGGCTACGAGGATCTCGAGGAGGGCAAGAACGTCCGTGGCGTGATGATTCACCAGCACTGA
- a CDS encoding MoxR family ATPase: MTTIPTNVSYEGLGEEVVGREREVELLLAALQSGAHVVLEGPPGTGKSTLLRAVANRQHVPFIFVEGNAELTPGRLVGHFDPAQVLAQGYTPEIFVDGPLIEAMRSGGLLYIEELNRVPEETLNVLLTSMSEGEVHVPRLGAVRAAEGFCFVAAMNPYDSVGTARISGAIYDRTCRIAMGYQTPEAEGRISELRAPDVPREWRLKVIELIRSSREHADIRVGSSVRGVIDMIKVADALARTRGVDVSDWHLGLDAATVALSGRIRLHESTTRTPEEVVRELYEAVFGREPREDDDSSGEA, from the coding sequence TTGACAACGATCCCGACGAACGTGAGCTATGAGGGACTCGGTGAGGAGGTCGTCGGCAGGGAGCGGGAGGTCGAGCTGCTGCTGGCAGCGCTGCAGAGCGGAGCACACGTCGTCCTCGAAGGCCCGCCAGGAACGGGAAAGAGCACGTTGTTGCGCGCGGTCGCCAACCGCCAGCACGTGCCGTTCATCTTCGTGGAGGGGAATGCCGAGCTCACCCCCGGTCGTCTCGTCGGCCATTTCGATCCGGCCCAGGTGCTGGCGCAGGGCTACACGCCCGAGATCTTTGTCGATGGACCGTTGATCGAGGCGATGCGCAGCGGCGGACTGCTCTACATCGAGGAGCTCAACCGGGTTCCCGAAGAGACGCTCAACGTGCTGCTGACCTCGATGTCCGAAGGTGAGGTGCACGTGCCGCGGCTCGGCGCGGTCAGGGCGGCCGAGGGATTCTGCTTCGTCGCCGCGATGAATCCCTATGACTCGGTCGGCACGGCACGGATCTCCGGCGCGATCTACGACCGCACGTGCCGGATCGCGATGGGCTATCAGACCCCGGAGGCGGAGGGACGCATCAGTGAGCTGCGGGCCCCGGACGTGCCTCGAGAGTGGAGGCTGAAGGTCATCGAGCTGATCCGCTCGTCACGCGAGCACGCGGACATTCGCGTGGGCTCCTCGGTGCGCGGAGTGATCGACATGATCAAGGTGGCCGACGCGCTCGCGAGGACCCGGGGCGTCGACGTCAGCGACTGGCACCTGGGGCTCGACGCGGCCACGGTCGCCCTGTCTGGTCGCATCCGGCTGCACGAGTCCACCACCCGCACGCCCGAGGAGGTCGTGCGCGAGCTCTACGAGGCCGTCTTCGGCCGCGAGCCCCGTGAGGACGACGACTCATCGGGGGAAGCGTAG
- a CDS encoding VWA domain-containing protein: MFEEVSPEVGELDEAAVDEAMSENPDDMMALLGELVQATDEELRRKAKELAARLVLDRARFGRPGGRGTARMRRVPADRGGDIDIDASMDAIVEARSGGRNPSLEEIWARDWARTDLAICVVLDTSGSMSGDRLTASAITAAACAWRAPGELAVLQFAKEVKVLRHIEGGKPSGPLVGEVLGLRGHGVTGLAGALRAAADELGRARAARRIVVLLSDCRATDDDDPLPAAAQIDELLILTPDDDTAAAEELALAAGARWRHLPGPTAAPALINDLLG, encoded by the coding sequence ATGTTCGAGGAGGTGTCGCCCGAAGTCGGCGAGCTTGACGAGGCCGCCGTCGACGAGGCGATGTCGGAGAATCCCGACGACATGATGGCGCTGCTCGGCGAGCTGGTGCAGGCCACCGACGAGGAGCTGCGACGCAAGGCGAAGGAGCTCGCTGCCCGCCTCGTGCTGGACCGGGCCCGCTTCGGCCGGCCCGGTGGCCGGGGTACCGCACGCATGCGCCGGGTGCCCGCCGACCGCGGGGGCGACATCGACATCGACGCGTCGATGGACGCGATCGTGGAGGCTCGCTCCGGTGGCAGGAATCCGTCGCTGGAAGAGATCTGGGCCCGTGACTGGGCGCGCACCGATCTCGCGATCTGTGTCGTCCTAGACACCTCCGGGTCGATGAGCGGTGACCGGCTGACCGCCTCGGCGATTACCGCCGCTGCCTGCGCCTGGCGGGCGCCGGGCGAGCTGGCGGTGCTGCAGTTCGCCAAGGAGGTCAAGGTGCTGCGACACATCGAGGGCGGCAAGCCCAGCGGTCCGCTGGTGGGCGAGGTCCTCGGGCTACGTGGACACGGCGTCACCGGCCTGGCCGGAGCCCTGCGCGCTGCGGCCGACGAGCTGGGACGGGCCCGCGCCGCGCGCCGGATCGTCGTGCTGCTGTCGGACTGCCGCGCCACGGACGACGACGACCCGTTGCCGGCCGCGGCCCAGATCGACGAGCTGCTGATCCTCACGCCGGACGACGACACCGCCGCAGCCGAGGAGCTGGCGCTGGCCGCTGGCGCGCGCTGGCGGCATCTCCCAGGTCCGACCGCTGCCCCCGCCCTCATCAACGACCTGCTGGGCTAG